Proteins encoded together in one Acidimicrobiales bacterium window:
- the rplQ gene encoding 50S ribosomal protein L17, with product MPATPRKSRRFGGDAAHQRLMMANLVASLVAAEALVTTEAKAKALRPVAEKMITKAKKGGVHRHRQVVSFLGDKDMAHKLFEEIGPRYADRNGGYTRILKLGPRHGDNAPMARIELV from the coding sequence ATGCCCGCCACCCCCCGCAAGTCGCGCCGGTTCGGCGGCGACGCCGCCCACCAGCGGCTGATGATGGCCAACCTGGTCGCCTCGCTCGTCGCGGCCGAGGCCCTCGTCACCACCGAGGCCAAGGCCAAGGCGCTGCGCCCGGTGGCCGAGAAGATGATCACCAAGGCGAAGAAGGGCGGCGTCCACCGCCACCGCCAGGTGGTCTCCTTCCTCGGCGACAAGGACATGGCCCACAAGCTGTTCGAGGAGATCGGGCCCCGCTACGCCGACCGCAACGGCGGCTACACCCGGATCCTGAAGCTCGGCCCGCGCCACGGCGACAACGCGCCGATGGCGCGCATCGAACTGGTCTGA
- a CDS encoding DNA-directed RNA polymerase subunit alpha, with translation MLVIQRPTVEPLGEAEGNRQRFSISPLEPGFGHTIGNSLRRTLLSSIPGAAITQVRFDDALHEFDTIPGCTEDVTDIILNLKDIVLTSTSDEPVTVRLDVRGPADVTAGDLQTPADVEILNGDLHVATLNGSGRLAVDLTIERGRGYLSADRGKATSTIGVIPVDAIFSPVRRVTFEVEPTRVEMSTDYDRLVLDIETDGSITPRDALASAGATLRTLVQLVEEMSDQPLGLELGEVAGASAGSPDLDLPIEDLDLSERPRNCLKRAQVNTIGELLQKTEDDLLAITNFGQKSLDEVIQKLDERGLSLRRKD, from the coding sequence ATGCTGGTCATCCAACGCCCGACCGTCGAGCCGCTGGGCGAGGCCGAGGGCAACCGCCAGCGGTTCTCGATCAGCCCGCTCGAGCCCGGCTTCGGCCACACCATCGGCAACTCGCTGCGCCGCACCCTGCTGTCGTCGATCCCCGGCGCCGCCATCACCCAGGTGCGCTTCGACGACGCGCTGCACGAGTTCGACACGATCCCCGGCTGCACCGAGGACGTCACCGACATCATCCTGAACCTGAAGGACATCGTCCTCACGTCGACCTCGGACGAGCCGGTCACCGTCCGCCTCGACGTGCGCGGCCCCGCCGACGTCACCGCCGGCGACCTCCAGACCCCGGCCGACGTCGAGATCCTCAACGGCGACCTGCACGTCGCCACCCTGAACGGCAGCGGCCGCCTCGCCGTCGACCTGACCATCGAGCGGGGCAGGGGCTACCTGTCGGCCGACCGGGGCAAGGCCACCTCGACCATCGGCGTGATCCCGGTCGACGCCATCTTCTCCCCGGTGCGCCGGGTGACCTTCGAGGTCGAGCCCACCCGGGTGGAGATGTCCACCGACTACGACCGCCTCGTGCTCGACATCGAGACCGACGGCTCGATCACGCCCCGCGACGCCCTCGCCTCCGCGGGCGCCACCCTCCGCACCCTCGTCCAGCTGGTCGAGGAGATGAGCGACCAGCCCCTCGGGCTCGAGCTCGGCGAGGTGGCCGGGGCCAGCGCCGGGTCGCCCGACCTGGACCTGCCGATCGAGGACCTCGACCTGTCCGAGCGCCCCCGCAACTGCCTCAAGCGGGCGCAGGTCAACACCATCGGCGAACTGCTCCAGAAGACCGAGGACGACCTGCTCGCCATCACGAACTTCGGGCAGAAGTCGCTCGACGAGGTGATCCAGAAGCTGGACGAGCGCGGGCTGTCGCTGCGCAGGAAGGACTAG
- the rpsD gene encoding 30S ribosomal protein S4, producing MARYIGPVCRLCRRERMKLYLKGAKCDSMKCPIERRPYPPGEHGRARQRQGSEYLVQLREKQKARRIYGLMEKQFRNLYAEANRQQGVTGENLLRMLELRLDNVAYRAGWGASRAQARQLVRHGHVRVNGRRVTVPSYQARKGDVVTLGDKARAMIVVRHNLDTIDRSTPPWLETGEGGAAVTVRDLPLREHIDVPVREQLIVELYSK from the coding sequence ATGGCTCGTTACATCGGTCCGGTCTGCCGGCTCTGCCGCCGGGAGCGGATGAAGCTGTACCTGAAGGGCGCCAAGTGCGACTCGATGAAGTGCCCGATCGAGCGGCGCCCCTACCCGCCCGGCGAGCACGGCCGGGCCCGCCAGCGCCAGGGGTCGGAGTACCTCGTCCAGCTGCGTGAGAAGCAGAAGGCCCGCCGCATCTACGGCCTGATGGAGAAGCAGTTCCGGAACCTGTACGCCGAGGCCAACCGCCAGCAGGGCGTCACCGGCGAGAACCTCCTGCGCATGCTCGAGCTGCGCCTCGACAACGTCGCCTACCGGGCCGGCTGGGGCGCGAGCCGGGCCCAGGCGCGCCAGCTCGTGCGCCACGGGCACGTCCGGGTCAACGGCCGGCGGGTCACGGTGCCGAGCTACCAGGCCCGCAAGGGCGACGTCGTCACCCTGGGCGACAAGGCCAGGGCGATGATCGTCGTCCGCCACAACCTCGACACGATCGACCGCTCCACGCCGCCGTGGCTCGAGACGGGCGAGGGCGGCGCCGCCGTCACCGTCCGGGACCTGCCGCTGCGCGAGCACATCGACGTGCCCGTGCGCGAGCAGCTCATCGTCGAGCTCTACTCGAAGTAA
- the rpsK gene encoding 30S ribosomal protein S11 translates to MAKPKPGGRRPRRRERKNVAYGVAHIKSSFNNTIIAITDQEGNVLSWASAGNVGFKGSRKSTPFAAQMAAEQCARRAMEHGVRKVDVVVKGPGSGRETAIRSLQSAGIEVTGIKDVTPVPHNGCRPPKRRRV, encoded by the coding sequence ATGGCCAAGCCCAAGCCGGGTGGTCGGCGGCCCCGCCGCCGCGAGCGCAAGAACGTCGCCTACGGCGTCGCCCACATCAAGAGCTCGTTCAACAACACGATCATCGCCATCACCGACCAGGAGGGGAACGTGCTCTCCTGGGCCTCGGCCGGCAACGTCGGGTTCAAGGGGTCCCGCAAGTCGACGCCGTTCGCCGCCCAGATGGCGGCCGAGCAGTGCGCGCGGCGGGCCATGGAGCACGGCGTCCGCAAGGTCGACGTGGTGGTCAAGGGCCCGGGCTCGGGCCGCGAGACCGCCATCCGCTCCCTCCAGAGCGCCGGCATCGAGGTCACCGGCATCAAGGACGTCACCCCGGTGCCCCACAACGGGTGCCGTCCCCCCAAGCGCAGGAGGGTCTGA